ACGCGGCCGGCTGGACGCACGTGGGACCACCTCCGTCCTCGCCGTATGTGCGGCGTCGCCGCCATTGGCAGACCGCCTTCGCGGTGCTGCGGGCCGCGTGGCGCGAGGCGCCGGAGCGTCAGCGGAGCCCCCGGCGATGACGTTGGAAGGGCAGGGACGGGGGGCCACTGAAGTGGGCCGCAACGCGGTTCGTGAGGTCGCGGACATTTTGCGGGCGCGCTATGGGCGGCCGCGAATACCGCGACGTGCGCCGCTGGATGTACTGATCGCCACGGTGTTGTCCCAGCGCACGACGGATCGAACGTCGCAGCGGGCGTTTCGCGAGCTGCGCCGGCGCTTCCCCCGATGGAGGGATGTCGTCGGCGCGCCAGAGGCGGCCGTTGCTGCGGCAGTTCGGGAAAGCGGGCTTGCGCGGGCGAAGGCGGGCAGGATTCTCGGGATCCTCGGCCGTCTCGCGGCGGTCTTCGGGCGGCCAACGCTTGCACCGCTGCGTCGCTGGCGGGACGGGCGCGCGTTGGAGTTGTTGACCTCCCTGCCCGGCGTGGGGCCAAAGACGGCCGCCTGTGTGCTGCTGTTCGGTCTGGGGCGGGATGTCTGCCCGGCCGACACCCATGTCCACCGTCTCGCGCGGCGGTTGGGCTGGGTGGATCGCCGGGCGTCGCCGGCGGAGACACAGACGTGGCTGGCGCGTCACATGCCGCGCGGACGGGCGGGGGAGCTGCACCTCAACCTCATTCGGCACGGGCGCGAGGTTTGCCGAGCGCTCCGGCCGCGTTGTGGGGAGTGTCCGCTCGCGCCGAGATGTCCGAGTGCGGCGGCGCGAAATTGATGCTGCGCTTGTGGGGCTGCGGATCGCGGTTAAACTATCGTTGCGGGGCGACGGCGATGGGCGCCGATGCCAAGCGGGAGATCCTTGAGCGATGAACGGGGGCGCGGGCATTCGCACGAAGCTGGCGGGTTGGTTTGGCGTGGCGTTGGCGATGGCAGCGTGGGAGGCGGTGGCGGCTCCTCCGCCGCCTTCCGGGAACCCGGCGGACACACGCTTTCGCCCCTGTCTGCACTCGATCAGCTATTCGGGAATCTGGCGTGGGCAGGCGGTGCTATCGGTGGATGAGTTTCTCGTCAAGGCGAAGGAGCTGGGCTTCGAGGGGGTGATGCTGGTCGCGAAGCGGCCGCATGTGTCCCCGCTGGATTATGATGCTGAGGCGCGCGCTCGGCTGCGCCGGCGGATTGAGGAGCTGGGTCTGACGCTGGTGTGTTTGGCCGGGTACACGGACTTTGTCGCCGGCGGCGACAAGGCGGGTATCCCGAATGTCGAACAGCAGGCGCTCTACGTGGGCGAGCTCGCGAAGCTTGCACGCGATCTCGGCACCGACATGGTGCGTGTGTTCACCGGATACGAGCGGCCGGGAATCCCTTATGACCGGCAGTACGCGATGGTGGCCGAGGGGCTGAAGCTCGCGGGCCGCGAGGCAGCGAAATACGGTGTCACGCTCGCGGTGCAGAACCACCACGACATCGCGATTCATCACGATCAGATGGCGTGGCTGCTTGCTGAGGTGAATCTCCCGAACGTGATGGCGACGTTCGACGCGTGGGCGCCGACGTTGCAGGGGCTGACGCCGGCCGAGATCGAGGCGGCCGTCCACACGATGAAACCGTGGCTGGTGCACACCATTGTCGCGCAGTATGTGCGCCATCCCCGATTCCGCTACGCGGCCGAGTACACGCAGTATGTTCCGGACACTCCCGTGATGCGTGCGGTGCCGGTCAACCACCCACAGGGCGTGATTGACTACGATCGGTTCTTCAAGGCGCTGCGATCGATCGGCTACCGCGGCTGGGTGGTGTACGAAATGTGCGAGGTTCTGGAGGGCGGGGGCAGTATCGAGAACCTCGACCGCACCGCGAAGGCGTTCCTGGAGTATCTGCGCCGGTATCAATCGCCCTGAAGCTCGCGGCGCCAGGCGGCCAGGTCCGCCGGCGTGGTCATCAGCACCACCACATCGCCGCGCTGCAGTGGCCAGGTGGGGAGGGGGTTGAACGTCCATCCGTCGCCGCGTCGAACTGCGAGCACGAGCGAGTCGCGCCGCTCCGACACAGGCACATCGGCCAGTCGCCGCCCTTCCGCGCGACTGCCCACGGCGACCTCCTCGACGCGTAGGGGCGGATCACTCTGGCGCAGCATCGTGTCAAGAAAGCTGACGACGGCCGGCCGAACCATCTCGGAGGCCATGCGCAACCCCGCGATCGAGCTGACTGTGACGGTCGCGTCCGCGCCGGCGCGGCGCATTTTCGCCGCGTTGGCCTCGTCGCGGGCAGCGGCGACGACCCGAATGGAGGAGTTCAATCGCCGTGCGGAGAGCGAGATGATGATGTTGAGATGGTCATCATCGGTGGCCGCGAAGATGCCGGCCGCCCGTGTGATGCCGGTCTCGGTCAAACGTTCGTCGTCTGTGGCATCGCCGACGATGGTCAGCTCCACGCCCTCGCGCACGGCGGCTGCCTGCGTGTCCTCACTCGGAACAATCGCCACCACGGTCCGCCCGGTTCGTCGCAGCTCGCGCGCGACCGCCGGCGCCAGCGTACCCCAGCCGGCGATCAGATAGTGGCCGGTCAGCGCATTCAGTTGTGCCTGCATCGCTCGCCTCCGCCATAGCGCCCTCAGTTCGCCGTCCACTGCGAATGAGGTCACGCTGCTCAGTGTATAGGTGATGATGCCGATGCCGGTGGCCGCAATCAGCATGTTGAACACCCGCAGACCCGGCCCGTACACCGCCGGGTCGAGGACCTCACCGTAGCCGATCGTCGTTACGGTGATCACTGTCATGTAGAGGCAGTCCAGCCATGATGCCGCGCCGGCGGAGAGCCGACGGTAGCCCAGCGTCCCCGCGACCAGCACCCCCAGGGTCAGGGCGGCGAGCAGCGCGACGCGCCGACCGAGCCGGCGAACAGCGTCGGATGTCAAAGGACTGCTCACGGATGCCGGGGCAGTCGCCTGCGCGGACCAGCCCGCTGGAGCGGGACACCCCGCCACAGACAGGCCGGCCGCCGGTTCATAGCAGTTGTGTTTCGGTGTCCAGCAGCACCCACCGAGGGGTGGAGGCCAGAAAGTTTCGCACGTCCGCAAGACGCCGCTCCACGACGTCGCGCGTCGCGGCCACGGTCACGAACGCCATTTCGGCAGACTGCCACAGGTCCTGATCTCCGACCTCGGCGACACTCACATTCATGTGCGCGACCAGGCGGTCCTTCAGGCTTCGCAGCGCGGAGCGCTTGTCTTTGAGGGAGTGAGCCTCCGGGATGCTGAGCCGCGCAGTGAGCAGCCCGACAACCATGGCGGCACCTCAGTTCAGCGGACGGATGCGGATGTTGCGGAACGCAACGGTCGCGCCGTGATCCTGGAAGCCAATGTGTCCGCTACGGGCGAAGTCCTTCAACGCTCGCTTGTATTTGTTTTTCGAGCCGTCGGGATTGCGTCCCGCCTCCGTCCAGCGGTCCACGTCCATATCGATGATCGGTTCGCCGTTCAGTTCCACCTGCAGCCGGCTACCGCGCGCGACGATGCGCAGTCGGTTCCAACCGTCCTTTGCTGCGTTCCGCGTCGGCGCCTGCAGGTCGTAAATCGCGCCGACGCTGTGCCGGTTCGGGCCGCCGGGCGTGTGGATCTGCACCTCGATACCGGTCTGGACCGGATCGCGGGGATTGTCGGTGCGGAAGAACACACCGCTGTTACCCTCGGTGCGGTACTCCAGCTCCAGCTCGAAGTCTCCGAATCGGTCGCGGGTCCAGATGTAGCCCGCGCGACCCACGCGCCGCAGTTCGCCGTTCTCGACCACCCAGTTGGTGCTGGGTGCCCCCCCCTCGGAGGACATCCACCCTTCGAGGTTCTGGCCGTTGAAGAGCGGTCGCCAGTCGTCGGCCACGGCCGCCGTGCAGGTGAGAAACACCGCCCACGCCGCCACCTGTCGATTCATCGGGTACCTCCATCAGTTTTCGTCAATGACAGCGTGGCGAAGAGTGATGCAAAACGCAAGGCTCTCCGTGCTCGGGCGGAGCATGCGGAGCGGGTTGCGGGAGGGACACGCTTGCCTGCCACCAGGATCAGACGCTGGCTCGGGGGATCGCGAGACCGGCGACGGCGAAGAGGGATGTCCAAGGGTTGGAGGTGAGAGGGTCTGGGCCGTCCTTCCGTTGGAGGCGACACGAGACGAGCCGACCAGCCACCAGTTGCAGGTGCGGCGAGCGGCACGGTATAAGGCACGGTGGTGAACGGGTTGCGTGGTGGGCAGCAGGACCGCCGGGACATAGCCGCAGAGGCTGTTCGTGCGGTGACGTGAACGGGTTGCGTGGTGAGCAGCAGGACCGCCGGCGCTGGGCTGGCATCGCGGCGGGGGCGGTGGTGATTGCGGCGACCGGTCTGGTGCTCAGCCGCTGCGACAACTCGCCCCATCCGCCAGAGGAGGAGGGGACGGCGACGCTCTACTTCGCGGTGGGCGCTCCGTTCAATAAACTGGATCCGGCCACGTCATATTACTCCCACGAGGCCGAGGTGGTGGACAACGTTTACGAGCCCCCCTTTGAGTACCATCACCTGCGTCGGCCTTACCAGCTGCAGCCGCTGGCGGCGGCGGAGATGCCGTCGCCGGTGTTTCGTGCTGCGGACGGTCGCGTGTTGGAGGGGGACCCGCCGCCGGAGGATGTGGCGCGCGTCGAGTACACGATTCGAATCCGGCCCGGCATGTTTTATGCGGACCACCCCTGTTTTGCGACGAACGCGGCGGGAGAGCCCATGTATCGCGGCGTCAGGGCGCGCGACGTCCGGCGCTGGCGAACCCCCTGCGACTTTCCCGTCCTGGGCACCCGGGAGGTGGTGGCCGCCGACTATGTGCGGGGCTTGCGACGGCTCGCCGACCCCCGGCTACCGTGCCCCGTCTACGCAACGTTCAAACGCGCAATTCTCGGCTTCGGAGAGTACAGCGATGCGCTTGCCCGTGAGCTGGCTGCGGAGCGGGCGCGGCGAGCGGCGGAGGGTGCTGGCGAGGACGAGGACCGCCGTCCGATCGTGCTGGACTATCTCGCAACACCGTGCGCCGGCATTGAAGTGATTGACCGGTACACGTTCCGCCTCGTGCTCGCCCGCAAATATCCTCAGATTCTGTACTGGCTCGCGATGCACTTTGCCGCACCGATTCCGGAGGAGGCGCTGCGCTTTTATGCGGAGCCCGCGATCGCCGCCCGTCAGATGGATTTGAACCGGTGGCCGGTTGGTAGCGGTCCGTTTTTTGTGCGGCACTGTGACCCCGACCGCCGCATTGTGCTGCAGCGGAACCCGAGATATCGGGGAGGGGTCTACCCTTCGGACGGTGCACCCGGTGATCGTGAAGCGGGACTGCTCGACGATGCGGGCCGGCCGATTCCGTTTTTGGACCGTGTCGCGATTGTGGTGGAACGGGAGTCGATTCCGGCGTGGAACAAGTTTCTGCAGGGGTATTACGACTACACCTATGTGACGCCGGAGGTCTTCGAGCAGACGATTCAAATGTCAGGCTCGGGCGAGGCGATCCTGTCGGACCGCATGCGGGCTCGTGGAATCCGACTGCATTCGTCGGTCGCGGCGGCGATCTACTGGGTGGGATTCAACATGGCGGACCCGGTCATCGGCGGGCTGAACGAGCGCGCGGCGGCGCTGCGGCGCGCGATCTCGACGGCGCTAGACTACAACGAGTATCTCGACATCTTTTTCAACGGTCAGGGGCGGTCGGCGCAAGGGCCGATACCGCCGGGCATTTTCGGCGCGCTGGAGGGGGAGGCCGGCGTAAACCGTTGGACGGACCGGTGGGATCCGGTCGGGCGACGGCCGGTGAGGCGGCCGATTGAGGAGGCACGGCAGTGGATGGCACAAGCGGGCTGGCCCGACGGCCGGGGGCCGGACGGCCGTCCGTTGGTGCTCCATTTGGATCACGCGCTGGCGGGGGAACCGTCGTTCGTGGCGGTGTTCGAATGGATGCGGGGGCGGCTGCGGCAGCTCGGGGTTGAGCTGCGCGAACGGGGGACGGATCTGTCGCGGTATCGCGACAAGCTCGAGCGCGGTCACTTCCAGCTCTTCCGGCAGGGGTGGTTCGCCGACTATCCGGATCCCGAAAATTTTCTATTTCTGTTCTACGGGCCGAATGCGAAACTGCGTTCCGGTGGTGCGAATATCTGCAATTACGAAAATCCCGAATATGACCGACTGTTCGAGCGGATGGAGGGAATGCGGGACGGGCCGGAGCGCGCGGCGATGGTCTCGAACATGGTGGAGATTCTGCGCCGGGATGCGCCGATGTGCTGGGGGTTTCACCCGACGTTTTATGTGCTGAGCCATTCGTGGCACCGCAACGGGAAGCCTCGGGAGATGACACACAACACGCTGAAATATCAACGGGTGGACGCCGCGGAGCGTGCCCGGCGGCGGCGAGAATGGAACCGGCCGGTGGTCGCACCGGTGCTCGCGTTGGAGGCGGCCGCGCTGGCGATCGCGGCGATGTTGATCCGACGGCGGCCTCCCGGAGCGGAGACGGCAGGATGCTGAGATACCTCGTGCGACGGTTCGCGTACGCGGTGCCGATCTTGATCGGCGTGAACCTGCTTACGTTTGCGTTATTTTTCGGCGTGCATTCCCCCGACAGCATCGCCCGCACGATTCTGGGCGACAAGCAGGTGGACGCGGAGATGATCGCACGGTGGAAACGCGAGCGCGGCTACGACCTGCCCAGGTTCTGGAATTCCGCCGAGCGGGGGATCCGGCGGATCAGCCGGACGATTTTCTGGCAGACGAGCGTCCCGCTGTTGCGGCTCCAGCTCGGACGTTCAGACATTGACCGCCACTCGATCGGCGAGGCGGTGCTGGCGCGTATGAGCCCCTCGCTGGCGATTACGCTCCCGATGTTCCTGATCTCGCTGGTGGTGACCATCGCTGTGGCGATGCTGGCCGCGTTTCATCGCGGGACCGCCTTCGACGCGGTGGTGCTGGTCGGATGCGTGGTGCTGATGTCGGTGTCGACGTTGTTCTACATCATCGGAGGCCAGTTTTTGTTCGCGCGCGTACTGAAGTGGTTTCCATTTTCCGGTTACGTGGCCGGTCCGGGGGCGTTGAGGTTTTTGTGGATGCCGGTGCTGATCGGGGTGCTGGCGGGGCTCGGCGGCCAGATTCGGTTTGACCGCACCGTGTTCCTGGAGGAGATCCACCGGGACTACATTCGCACAGCACGGGCGAAGGGGTTGGGAGAGGGGGCAGTGCTGTTCCGGCACGCGCTGAAGAATGCGATGATTCCGATTCTCACATCCGTGGTGGTGACGATTCCGTTTCTCATCATGGGCAACCTGCTGCTGGAAAACTTCTTCGGCATCCCCGGCCTCGGCAGCTACGTGATGGACGCGATCCAGCGCCAGGATTTCGCGGTGGTGCGGGCGATGGTGTACGTGGGGTCGCTGCTGTACATCGCGGGGCTGTTGATGGTGGACATCGCCTACGTGCTGGTGGATCCGCGGGTTCGGCTGAGCTGAGCCGGAGGCGGCGGTGGTCTATTGGTTCGATAATCTGGTGGTTGCCGCGCTCGTGCTGGGGGGCGTGGCGGCGGGTCGCGCGGTGCGTCGGTCTCCGCAGTGGCGACAGGCGATCGCGGAGGTCGCCCGGCGACGCGCTGCGCGCATTTCTGCGCGGATTGTGGCGGTGTACGCGTTGATTGCGCTGCTTGATAGCGTGGGATGGCATCCGCCGGCCCGAGATGCGTCCGGCGCGGTGCTGCGCGATGCGGCCGGGCGCACGGTACGGGATGCGCGGGGGCTGACGCTGCTGGATGTGCTGCTCACGCCCTGGCGCACCGCGCGCGAGAAGACATACTCTGCGCCATTCGCAACGCGGCAGTTCACGGCGGAGTTTGTGCGCGGCGTGGACGGCGCACTGGTGCGAACGCACCCTCCGCTGCGGTACCCGCGCAGGCACCCCCTGGGCACGGACCGGATCGGCGAGGACGTGTTTTACCAGGCGCTGAAGGGCGTGCGCACTGGCATGCTGCTGGGGGTGTTCACCACCCTGATTGTGGTGCCGTTCGCGCTGCTCTTCGGCCTGCTGGCCGGCTATTACGGGGGGTGGGTGGACGATGTGGTGCAGTACGTCTACACGGTGCTGGCCTCGATCCCTGCGGTGCTGTTGGTGATGGCGTTCATGGTGCTGTTCGGTCGCGGGCTTACGCAGTTGTGCGTGATTCTCGGGGTGACCACCTGGACGGGGCTCTGCCGGGTGCTGCGCGGCGAAACGATGAAACTCCGCGAGAGCGATTTTGTCGCCGCGGCGCGGGCGATGTCGGCCTCGTCCGCCAGAATCCTGTGGCGCCACATCGTGCCCAACGTGATGCATCTGGTTCTGATCACGACGGTACTCGGCTTTTCGGGACGGGTGCTCTCCGAGGCGGCGCTCACGTACATGGGGATCGGTGTGGGGGTGGACACCTACTCGTGGGGCCGAATGATCAACGACGCTCGGCTCGAACTGGCGCGGGATCCGGTGATCTGGTGGAAGCTGGCGGCCGCGTTTGCGGCGATGGTGGGCCTGGTGCTGCCAGCGAACGTGTTGGGGGACGCGCTGCGCGACGCGCTGGATCCCCGGCTGCGGAGCGAACCGGTGTGACCGAGGTGCTTCGATCCGCCGACGAGCGCGAGCAGATGGACGCGGCGGCGCCGGTCCTGGAGGTCGAGGATCTCGGCATCGAGTTTGCGAGCGAGCGGGGGCGCGTGCCGGTGGTCGATGGCGTGTCGTTCGGGGTCGGCCGGGGCAAGGTGCTGGCGCTCGTCGGGGAGTCGGGCTGTGGCAAATCGTTGACCGCGCTTTCGCTGCTGGGATTGCTGCCGCCGGGTGCGCGGATCTCCACTGGCGCCATCCGGTTTGAGGGGCAGGACCTCGCGCGGGCGGCACCGAGGGAACTGCGCGCGATCCGCGGCAATCGCATTGCGATGGTGTTCCAGGAGCCGATGACTGCCCTGAATCCGGTGCTGACGATCGGTGCACAGGTCGCCGAAGCGTTGCGGCTGCATCGCGGCCTTCCGCGTTCTGCCGCATGGCGCCGGGCGGCGGAGCTGCTGGCCGGCGTCGGGCTTCCGGACGCGGAACGTCGCTGCGTCGAATACCCTCATCAGCTTTCGGGCGGGCAGCGGCAACGCGTGATGATCGCGATGGCGATCGCGTGCGATCCGGTGCTGTTGATCGCGGACGAGCCGACCACGGCGCTCGATGTGACGGTTCAGGCGCAGGTGTTCGAACTGCTGCGGGAGGTCACGGTCCGGCGAGGGCGGGCGTTGCTGCTGATTACGCATGATTTGGGTGTGGTGTATGAGAACGCCGATCGGGTCGCGGTGATGTACGCGGGGCGAATTGTGGAGGAAGCGGAACGTGAAGCGCTGTTCAGCCGGCCGGCGCATCCCTACACGCAAATGCTGCTGCGCGCGGTGCCGGCCCGGGCTGCGCCCGGCGAGCGTCTTGCCGTGATCCCAGGTCAGGTTCCGCCGGTGGCGCGGTGGGCGGAAGGATGCCGGTTTGCGGACCGCTGCCCGCTGGCAATCGCGGAATGCCGCGCCCGCCGGCCCCCGTGGCGTGTGCTGAACGATGCCCACCGGGTGGCGTGCATCCGGGCTCCCTGCCGGGTGGGTGAGGCCCGAAACGGAGCTGGCGTACGTCGAAGTGCTTCGACCGCAGCGGAGCGTTTGCGCATCGAGCGCCTTTGCGTGCATTTTCCGTTGCGGCGCCGCATTGGGGGGCGGCGGTTGGTGGTGCGGGCGGTGGATGGCGTGGACCTCATCGTGCGCGCCGGCGAGACGCTTGCACTGGTAGGGGAATCGGGTTGCGGGAAGACGACGGTCGGGCGCGCAGTGGTCGGGCTGGCACCGGTCACTGCCGGCGAGATCCGGTTGGACGGGGAGCGCATGCTGGGCCAGCCGTTCCATGTGCTGAAGCCGTTGCGGCGGCGCGTTCAGATGGTGTTTCAGGACCCCGCCTCAAGTCTGGATCCCCGAATGCCGGTGGGACAGGCGATCCTCGAGGGGATGGAGATCCACCGGATCGGCCGGGATGACGCAGAGCGGCGCGAACGGGTAGCCGCGCTGCTCGAACGGGTTGGTCTGCCGGCCGCGGCGGCGAGCCGCTATCCGCACCAGTTCTCCGGTGGTCAGCGTCAGCGCATCGGCCTCGCACGCGCGCTTGCGGTGGAGCCCGAGGTGATCATCTGCGATGAAGCGACCTCC
The Kiritimatiellia bacterium DNA segment above includes these coding regions:
- a CDS encoding ABC transporter permease; this encodes MLRYLVRRFAYAVPILIGVNLLTFALFFGVHSPDSIARTILGDKQVDAEMIARWKRERGYDLPRFWNSAERGIRRISRTIFWQTSVPLLRLQLGRSDIDRHSIGEAVLARMSPSLAITLPMFLISLVVTIAVAMLAAFHRGTAFDAVVLVGCVVLMSVSTLFYIIGGQFLFARVLKWFPFSGYVAGPGALRFLWMPVLIGVLAGLGGQIRFDRTVFLEEIHRDYIRTARAKGLGEGAVLFRHALKNAMIPILTSVVVTIPFLIMGNLLLENFFGIPGLGSYVMDAIQRQDFAVVRAMVYVGSLLYIAGLLMVDIAYVLVDPRVRLS
- a CDS encoding dipeptide ABC transporter ATP-binding protein, yielding MTEVLRSADEREQMDAAAPVLEVEDLGIEFASERGRVPVVDGVSFGVGRGKVLALVGESGCGKSLTALSLLGLLPPGARISTGAIRFEGQDLARAAPRELRAIRGNRIAMVFQEPMTALNPVLTIGAQVAEALRLHRGLPRSAAWRRAAELLAGVGLPDAERRCVEYPHQLSGGQRQRVMIAMAIACDPVLLIADEPTTALDVTVQAQVFELLREVTVRRGRALLLITHDLGVVYENADRVAVMYAGRIVEEAEREALFSRPAHPYTQMLLRAVPARAAPGERLAVIPGQVPPVARWAEGCRFADRCPLAIAECRARRPPWRVLNDAHRVACIRAPCRVGEARNGAGVRRSASTAAERLRIERLCVHFPLRRRIGGRRLVVRAVDGVDLIVRAGETLALVGESGCGKTTVGRAVVGLAPVTAGEIRLDGERMLGQPFHVLKPLRRRVQMVFQDPASSLDPRMPVGQAILEGMEIHRIGRDDAERRERVAALLERVGLPAAAASRYPHQFSGGQRQRIGLARALAVEPEVIICDEATSSLDVSVQAQMLNLLRDLQAERGLSYLFITHDLAVVRHLADRVAVMYLGEIVETGPATEVLEAPLHPYTVALVAAVPRIGADGRRRIVLAGDVPSPIAPPPGCRFHPRCPHAMAHCRLKPPPWFGASGDRRARCWLLEASTSRPPDEPPAGNVTVQAAQ
- a CDS encoding ABC transporter permease codes for the protein MVYWFDNLVVAALVLGGVAAGRAVRRSPQWRQAIAEVARRRAARISARIVAVYALIALLDSVGWHPPARDASGAVLRDAAGRTVRDARGLTLLDVLLTPWRTAREKTYSAPFATRQFTAEFVRGVDGALVRTHPPLRYPRRHPLGTDRIGEDVFYQALKGVRTGMLLGVFTTLIVVPFALLFGLLAGYYGGWVDDVVQYVYTVLASIPAVLLVMAFMVLFGRGLTQLCVILGVTTWTGLCRVLRGETMKLRESDFVAAARAMSASSARILWRHIVPNVMHLVLITTVLGFSGRVLSEAALTYMGIGVGVDTYSWGRMINDARLELARDPVIWWKLAAAFAAMVGLVLPANVLGDALRDALDPRLRSEPV
- a CDS encoding DUF1080 domain-containing protein, with product MNRQVAAWAVFLTCTAAVADDWRPLFNGQNLEGWMSSEGGAPSTNWVVENGELRRVGRAGYIWTRDRFGDFELELEYRTEGNSGVFFRTDNPRDPVQTGIEVQIHTPGGPNRHSVGAIYDLQAPTRNAAKDGWNRLRIVARGSRLQVELNGEPIIDMDVDRWTEAGRNPDGSKNKYKRALKDFARSGHIGFQDHGATVAFRNIRIRPLN
- a CDS encoding endonuclease III, with product MTLEGQGRGATEVGRNAVREVADILRARYGRPRIPRRAPLDVLIATVLSQRTTDRTSQRAFRELRRRFPRWRDVVGAPEAAVAAAVRESGLARAKAGRILGILGRLAAVFGRPTLAPLRRWRDGRALELLTSLPGVGPKTAACVLLFGLGRDVCPADTHVHRLARRLGWVDRRASPAETQTWLARHMPRGRAGELHLNLIRHGREVCRALRPRCGECPLAPRCPSAAARN
- a CDS encoding ABC transporter substrate-binding protein encodes the protein MNGLRGEQQDRRRWAGIAAGAVVIAATGLVLSRCDNSPHPPEEEGTATLYFAVGAPFNKLDPATSYYSHEAEVVDNVYEPPFEYHHLRRPYQLQPLAAAEMPSPVFRAADGRVLEGDPPPEDVARVEYTIRIRPGMFYADHPCFATNAAGEPMYRGVRARDVRRWRTPCDFPVLGTREVVAADYVRGLRRLADPRLPCPVYATFKRAILGFGEYSDALARELAAERARRAAEGAGEDEDRRPIVLDYLATPCAGIEVIDRYTFRLVLARKYPQILYWLAMHFAAPIPEEALRFYAEPAIAARQMDLNRWPVGSGPFFVRHCDPDRRIVLQRNPRYRGGVYPSDGAPGDREAGLLDDAGRPIPFLDRVAIVVERESIPAWNKFLQGYYDYTYVTPEVFEQTIQMSGSGEAILSDRMRARGIRLHSSVAAAIYWVGFNMADPVIGGLNERAAALRRAISTALDYNEYLDIFFNGQGRSAQGPIPPGIFGALEGEAGVNRWTDRWDPVGRRPVRRPIEEARQWMAQAGWPDGRGPDGRPLVLHLDHALAGEPSFVAVFEWMRGRLRQLGVELRERGTDLSRYRDKLERGHFQLFRQGWFADYPDPENFLFLFYGPNAKLRSGGANICNYENPEYDRLFERMEGMRDGPERAAMVSNMVEILRRDAPMCWGFHPTFYVLSHSWHRNGKPREMTHNTLKYQRVDAAERARRRREWNRPVVAPVLALEAAALAIAAMLIRRRPPGAETAGC
- a CDS encoding DUF503 domain-containing protein — encoded protein: MVVGLLTARLSIPEAHSLKDKRSALRSLKDRLVAHMNVSVAEVGDQDLWQSAEMAFVTVAATRDVVERRLADVRNFLASTPRWVLLDTETQLL
- a CDS encoding NAD-binding protein, with the translated sequence MTSDAVRRLGRRVALLAALTLGVLVAGTLGYRRLSAGAASWLDCLYMTVITVTTIGYGEVLDPAVYGPGLRVFNMLIAATGIGIITYTLSSVTSFAVDGELRALWRRRAMQAQLNALTGHYLIAGWGTLAPAVARELRRTGRTVVAIVPSEDTQAAAVREGVELTIVGDATDDERLTETGITRAAGIFAATDDDHLNIIISLSARRLNSSIRVVAAARDEANAAKMRRAGADATVTVSSIAGLRMASEMVRPAVVSFLDTMLRQSDPPLRVEEVAVGSRAEGRRLADVPVSERRDSLVLAVRRGDGWTFNPLPTWPLQRGDVVVLMTTPADLAAWRRELQGD
- a CDS encoding sugar phosphate isomerase/epimerase, with protein sequence MNGGAGIRTKLAGWFGVALAMAAWEAVAAPPPPSGNPADTRFRPCLHSISYSGIWRGQAVLSVDEFLVKAKELGFEGVMLVAKRPHVSPLDYDAEARARLRRRIEELGLTLVCLAGYTDFVAGGDKAGIPNVEQQALYVGELAKLARDLGTDMVRVFTGYERPGIPYDRQYAMVAEGLKLAGREAAKYGVTLAVQNHHDIAIHHDQMAWLLAEVNLPNVMATFDAWAPTLQGLTPAEIEAAVHTMKPWLVHTIVAQYVRHPRFRYAAEYTQYVPDTPVMRAVPVNHPQGVIDYDRFFKALRSIGYRGWVVYEMCEVLEGGGSIENLDRTAKAFLEYLRRYQSP